One Rhizoctonia solani chromosome 1, complete sequence DNA window includes the following coding sequences:
- a CDS encoding actin-related protein 2/3 complex subunit 3, with translation MPAYHSAYNEEPDVRLVGNMSILPINSRIRGPAPLQADPSQPDIIDETLDLFRANSLFRNFEIKGPADRLLIVLILFISDCLAKISAARTPPTQIECTKLLNTLAVESFAIPGDAGFPLNAHYQSPASRLDGDYLRTYLTQVRQELAARLVDRLYADGTGKPSKWWLCFTKRRFMNRSLN, from the exons ATGCCA GCCTATCACTCTGCCTATAATGAAGAGCCCGATGTTCGCCTAGTGGGAAACATGTCGATTCTTCCTATCAACTCTCGTATTCGGGGACCTGCTCCGCTTC AAGCGGATCCTTCGCAACCGGACATTATCGACGAAACCTTAGACCTATTTCGTGCCAACTCGCTCTTCCGCAACTTTGAGATCAAAGGGCCAGCGGACCGCCTGTTGATTGTCCTCATCTTGTTTATATCGGACTGCCTTGCCAAGATCTCGGCTGCGCGTACTCCTCCGACACAAATCGAATGTACCAAACTCTTGAATACGCTAGCCGTGGAATCATTTGCTATACCTGGTGATGCAGGCTTCCCCCTTAACGCACACTACCAATCACCAGCGAGCCGGCTTGACGGTG ATTATCTCCGCACTTATCTCACCCAAGTCCGTCAAGAGCTTGCCGCGCGTCTTGTGGACCGACTCTATGCAGATGGTACCGGAAAACCGAGCAAATGGTGGCTCTGCTTCACCAAGAGGAGATTCATGAATCGCAGCTTGAACTAA
- a CDS encoding intradiol ring-cleavage dioxygenase: MVFPSLKFVTFGLVAMGGIVGAHPGDDEFIHPADVGRRQLETTGRHIQARNCAPQIATHIAARKAKRALAGKPRMHRRGIDSLPQGTSPWRRHGQIVARAVGDATADAPTYTNIQNTTCVTAPEVTEGPYYINNELVRNDIREDQGGIDLLLDIGVIDTTTCQPLEDAFVEIWSCNATGSYAGFTQVSLGPPPNNTAPLPTGTETATTTRGPPTGGPGGPGGPGGPPPSQGMSDQLTFLRGGAPTNENGILEFKTIYPGFYTGRTIHIHAMVQTNYTVFSNGTVASKLGDLHHIGQIFFDDALNDQVVSLPTYSNTTQTRTLNEQDGILQGANTGGYNTYADAELFGESIEDGVLAYITIGVDTSRHVNISSTNYAQTITWEATPTTGLF, translated from the exons ATGGTTTTTCCCTCCCTCAAATTTGTGACCTTTGGTCTCGTAGCCATGGGTGGAATTGTTGGCG CACACCCGGGGGACGATGAATTCATTCACCCAGCCGATGTGGGCCGGCGTCAG CTCGAGACAACTGGACGGCATATCCAAGCGCGCAACTGTGCTCCACAAATTGCGACCCATATCGCTGCTCGCAAGGCCAAGCGCGCTCTCGCCGGCAAACCTCGCATGCACCGTCGCGGAATTGACAGTTTACCTCAAGGTACTTCTCCTTGGCGCCGTCATGGTCAAATTGTCGCTCGAGCAGTGGGTGATGCTACTGCTGACGCTCCAACATACACTAACATCCAAAAT ACCACTTGCGTGACTGCACCTGAAGTTACGGAGGGGCCTTATTATATCAATAACGAGCTCGTGCGCAACGACATCCGTGAGGACCAGGGTGGTATCGACTTGCTCCTTGATATCGGTGTCATCGACACCACAACATGCCAGCCCTTGGAGGATGCTTTCGTAGAAATCTGGTCCTGCAAC GCTACCGGCTCCTATGCAGGCTTCACTCAGGTCAGCCTTGGCCCTCCTCCCAATAACACGGCACCACTGCCAACCGGGACAGAAACTGCTACCACGACCCGTGGCCCCCCTACCGGCGGTCCTGGAGGTCCTGGAGGCCCTGGCGGACCGCCTCCATCCCAAGGAATGAGCGATCAGCTTACATTCTTGCGCGGCGGTGCTCCGACCAATGAGAACGGTATTCTAGAGTTCAAGACTATTTACCCTGGATTCT ATACCGGCCGAACCATCCATATCCATGCTATGGTTCAGACCAA CTATACCGTCTTCTCCAACGG CACTGTCGCATCCAAACTCGGAGATCTACACCACATTGGTCAG ATATTCTTCGATGATGCTTTGAACGACCAAGTGGTTTCACTTCCAACCTATTCAAACACTACCCAGACTCGTACCCTGAACGAGCAGGATGGGATTCTTCAAGGTGCTAATACCGGCGGATACAACACATATGCCGA TGCTGAATTGTTTGGAGAATCAATCGAGGATGGCGTTCTCGCGTACATCA CTATTGGTGTCGATACCTCACGTCACGTCAATATCAGCAGCACCAACTATGCTCAGACGATTACGTGGGAGGCCACTCCCACTACTGGGCTGTTCTGA
- a CDS encoding ion transport domain-containing protein, whose amino-acid sequence MSDIAIEDQVSLLSTRSVRPSPDTLTKLIKRIRALTLKLLPLEVELDAITDPTSRVITPAVISAYVEAAGDFGEALPYCLLRARQSFIWDANHDTADYGENMSRAMACETLARRILHTVPPDRLDDIMSCRFQHAEWDGDNSALSSALELAIDQQATVFLSCSEAQHGKFGRICFTYSLIFIRVQLWIHYGEETGFKLMERTTESNTKNTGSSVMGPSGLISNLPVFLFLGIKTSSALRFGTLVFLFIYSRAIQQPIEQNRQPRHPLDEWEVLLYVQALAYSMEESHKLYKILRYFTWRAFTFWRVVSLITYALLIAAFVTRLWGLYAPDDNQSSMLKLRSFQLLSCVSPLIWMKLVTVVEGFKYVGTMQICVSRMLQESTIFFVLLSILGIGFAQGMYALDAADGVTDHGSTVINTLLQALLQAPDFEQPATSNFGLVLYYMWNVATTVILLNILISLFSSAYEDITDDAEAHFMAFFAGKTIGMIRAPDNYVYPAPFNLIEIFLVAPFELILHRKAYAKLNRRVMFVMFFIPLTFIALFEAYLDTSRNAYMRHMFSATQDGEDEDPNNRDPQVTEEDGLVISKKSFDEIVKAFPNSFLSSEATIMQELHSLRNRMEELFRQLEDKKVAKATT is encoded by the exons ATGTCGGACATTGCAATAGAGGACCAAGTATCACTTCTCTCGACAAGGTCGGTACGGCCTTCGCCAGATACACTCACTA AACTTATCAAACGCATCCGGGCGCTCACTCTCAAGCTGTTACCTCTCGAAGTCGAGCTAGATGCCATCACTGACCCTACCTCACGGGTCATTACGCCTGCAGTAATCTCAGCTTATGTCGAAGCTGCGGGTGATTTTGGCGAAGCA CTTCCCTACTGCCTTTTGCGTGCAAGACAATCGTTTATATGGG ACGCAAACCATGACACGGCTGATTACGGAGAGAATATGAGCCGTGCCATGGCATGCGAAACCTTAGCGAGACGAATCCTCCATACCGTTCCCCCAGATCGTCTGGATGACATTATGTCTTGTCGATTCCAACACGCCGAGTGGGACGGGGACAACAGCGCACTGAGCTCGGCGCTGGAACTTGCGATTGACCAACAAGC CACTGTATTCTTATCTTGCTCCGAGGCTCAACATGGCAAGTTTGGTCGCATTTGTTTCACATACTCCTTAATATTCATCCGCGTACAGTTGTGGATTCATTATGGAGAGGAGACTGGATTCAAGTTAATGGAGAGAACAACCGAATCGAAT ACGAAGAATACAGGTTCAAGCGTGATGGGTCCTTCTGGTCTCATATCGAACCTTCCCGTCTTTCTGTTCCTCG GTATCAAAACTTCTTCCGCATTACGCTTTGGTAC GCTGGTGTTTTTGTTCATCTATTCTCGAGCTA TTCAACAGCCGATCGAACAGAACCGTCAACCCCGCCATCCATTGGACGAATGGGAGGTTCTTTTGTATGTGCAAGCACTAGCCTACTCGATGGAAG AATCCCACAAATTGTACAAAATACTCCGTTACTTCACCTGGCGTGCTTTCACTTTCTGGCGTGTTGTATCACTCATTACGTATGCACTTCTCATCGCTGCATTCGTCACTCGCCTTTGGGGACTCTATGCACCGGACGATAACCAGAGTTCTATGTTGAAGCTTAGGAGTTTCCAACTACTGAGTTGCGTGAGCCCGCTCATTTGGATGA AACTCGTTACTGTTGTGGAAGGTTTCAAGTATGTGGGGACAATGCAGATATGTGTCTCAAGAATGTTGCAAGAATCTACCATCTTCTTCGTG CTCTTATCGATCTTGGGCATCGGATTTGCTCAAGGAATGTATGCACTAGATGCTGCAGATGGGGTGACGG ATCACGGATCGACCGTTATTAACACGCTATTGCAAGCTCTGCTACAAGCCCCGGATTTTGAACAACCCGCGACGAG CAACTTTGGGCTTGTCTTGTATTACAT GTGGAACGTTGCGACAACCGTCATCCTTCTCAATATCCTAATCTCACTATTCTCTTCTGCCTACGAAGAT ATTACAGACGACGCAGAGGCGCATTTTATGGCTTTCTTTGCAGGGAAAACAATCGGGATGATTCGAG CCCCGGACAACTATGTAT ATCCTGCGCCTTTCAATCTTATCGAGATATTCTTAGTTGCACCATTCGA ATTGATACTACACCGCAAGGCTTACGCCAAG CTTAATCGCCGTGTTATGTTTGTGATGTTTTTCATCCCCCTCACGTTTATTGCTCTATTCGAGGCCTACTTGGATACCAGCCGAAATGCCTATATGCGGCATATGTTCAGTGCCACGCAAGACGGAGAGGATGAAGATCCCAATAATCGAGACCCACAGGTTACAGAAGAAGATGGTCTGGTGATCTCCAAGAAATCGTTTGATGAGATAGTAAAGGCTTTCCCGAATTCGTTCTTG TCCAGCGAAGCGACAATCATGCAAGAGCTGCATTCTCTACGGAATCGTATGGAGGAGCTGTTCCGACAATTGGAAGACAAGAAGGTCGCAAAGGCAACAACCTAA
- a CDS encoding glutathione S-transferase, microsomal: MPTTITIPDNYGYVALAAISTGFLTAFQTTLVSSARKKSGIQYPRLYAEKDEMDKSIEALKFNCAQRAHQNTLEWLPHVLFFTTFLGLRYPTLAASLGGVWSASRVLYTLGYASGDPKKRNTRGGFFGSIAYLGLLFGSAYAGVELALGKW; the protein is encoded by the exons ATGCCTACTACCATCACTATTCCCGATAACTACGGCTATGTTGCTCTTGCCGCGATCAG CACTGGATTCCTCACTGCCTTTCAAACAACGCTTGTATCCAGTGCTCGCAAAAAGTCTGGAATTCAGTACCCTCGAC TTTATGCGGAGAAGGACGAAATGGACAAGTCCATTGAAGCCTTGAAATTCAATTGTGCTCAAC GTGCCCATCAAAATACACTTGAATGGCTCCCGCATGTACTTTTCTTCACTACATTCCTTGGCCTTCGCTACCCAACGCTTGCGGCATCTCTTGGAGGTGTATGGTCGGCGA GCCGTGTTCTCTACACCCTAGGATATGCCTCTGGCGATCCGAAGAAG CGCAATACTCGAGGAGGATTCTTTGGCAGCATcgcgtacttgggtttgTTATTTGGTTCTGCATATGCAGGTGTTGAACTGGCGCTTGGCAAATGGTAA
- a CDS encoding AAA domain protein: MFGMNVEWDHQQQQPQGHHRHRQQQPTENKGFFSNLFGGKKEDERRMQAGHVYYYTSSRPNAPRRAETISVLPAGVKMPTGNTPEISYGADGSKYLVIPPRRSNSTSRPRQIVVTSGGSTPKRKDSTASAHHSRDARATPRRSNSTQVRPTSPPVTRPKIVGDPELVKQYENSQRNVARWVESVADSNSPRTPGRSRRTSTR, translated from the exons ATGTTTGGCATGAACGTTGAATGGGATCATCAG CAGCAGCAGCCTCAAGGCCACCACCGTCATCGTCAACAACAACCGACCGAGAACAAAGGTTTTTTCAGCAATCTCTTTGGCGGTAAGAAGGAAGACGAACGTCGTATGCAAGCTGGCCACGTATACTACTACACCTCGTCGCGCCCCAATGCACCCCGCCGTGCTGAAACCATCTCGGTCCTCCCGGCTGGCGTAAAAATGCCAACCGGTAATACGCCCGAAATATCGTACGGTGCTGATGGGTCCAAATATCTCGTCATTCCCCCAAGGCGTTCGAACAGCACTTCGCGCCCGCGTCAAATTGTTGTCACGTCCGGCGGGTCAACCCCTAAGCGTAAGGACTCGACAGCAAGTGCTCACCACAGCCGCGACGCCCGGGCTACCCCTCGACGCTCGAACTCAACCCAAGTTAGGCCCACAAGTCCCCCGGTGACCCGACCCAAGATTGTCGGGGATCCAGAGCTTGTTAAACAGTACGAGAATTCCCAACGTAATGTGGCCCGTTGGGTTGAGTCAGTCGCCGATTCCAATAGCCCTCGTACTCCTGGTCGCTCTAGGCGCACCTCGACCCGGTGA
- a CDS encoding ATPase produces MEGGAGWTVSTRAGTTRIYNRTLPRQPCYSAVDSTEDLVCERATNIHTDGADDRSEISSHPCETWLKACAAIEGGYSEGPYAALTLNIPAPAHGPNDRIEPSHVAPMAITPTEKYNELVSTGLLRDDPHQKGVVKYLQALHDELRSFNPPHHSEAHANPKSLFSRLFSTSASSAATATVSPKGLYLYGDVGTGKSMLMDLFYDTLPPNKAGGAGDKDPIPGVARDLARNAAVLCFDEFQVTDIVDAMILRRLLESLMEAGVVFVMTSNRHPDDLYKNGIQRSSFIPCIDLLKERFHVVDLDSPTDYRKIPRALSKVYFDPLTPENRTEMDKLFHALAGDHIKTDRTLSIWGRQLRIPESAGRVARFSFLDLCGKPLSAADYIEVTREFETIFVTDVPSMNLGQKDMARRFITFIDACYESKTKLFISSEVPITQIFSGDSDNGASISDHQRSVMDDLGLNAESIGKSAIFTGEEEVFAFARACSRLVQMGTREWAEAARG; encoded by the exons ATGGAAGGAGGGGCCGGCTGGACGGTTTCAACCCGTGCCGGGACAACTCGAATTTACAACCGAACTCTCCCTCGACAACCGTGTTATTCCGCAGTTGACTCGACAGAAGATTTGGTGTGTGAGAGAGCTACGAACATACATACAGACGGCGCCGATGACCGCTCTGAGATTAGTTCACACCCATGCGAGACGTGGCTCAAGGCTTGTGCAGCAATCGAGGGCGGCTATTCCGAGGGTCCATACGCTGCTCTCACCCTCAATATACCGGCCCCGGCCCACGGGCCAAATGACCGGATAGAGCCCTCGCATGT CGCTCCTATGGCAA TCACACCGACCGAAAAGTACAATGAATTAGTTTCCACCGGCCTGCTGCGAGATGACCCTCACCAGAAGGGCGTGGTGAAATATCTCCAGGCACTGCATGATGAGCTACGTTCGTTCAATCCCCCGCACCATTCCGAGGCACATGCAAACCCCAAGTCCCTG TTTTCTCGGCTCTTCAGCACCTCCGCGAGCAGTGCTGCCACCGCCACAGTATCGCCCAAAGGCCTCTACCTTTATGGCGATGTAGGCACCGGAAAGTCCATGTTAATGGATTTGTTTTACGACACACTTCCCCCGAA CAAAGCCGGAGGTGCTGGAGACAAGGACCCAATACCTGGAGTGGCCCGTGACTTGGCTCGAAACGCTGCCGTTCTATGCTTTGACGAGTTCCAG GTAACCGATATCGTAGATGCTATGATCCTCAGACGGTTATTGGAGTCGCTCATGGAGGCGGGTGTAGTGTTTGTCATGACGTCAAA CCGCCATCCTGATGACCTCTACAAGAATGGAATTCAGAGATCTAGTTTTATTCCTTGTATAGACCTTCTCAAAGAAAGATTTCATGTAGTGGATTTAGACTCGCCAACGG ATTACAGGAAAATACCTAGAGCCTTGTCTAAAGTCTATTTTGACCCGCTCACCCCAGAGAACCGCACAGAGATGGACAAGCTCTTCCATGCTCTCGCTGGGGATCACATTAAAACCGATCGCACGCTCAGCATTTGGGGCCGCCAGTTGCGCATCCCCGAAAGCGCGGGGCGGGTCGCGCGCTTCTCGTTTTTGGATCTCTGCGGCAAGCCGCTGAGTGCTGCGGACTACATCGAGGTTACGAGAGAATTCGAGACCATCTTTGTAACCGATGTCCCCAGCATGAATCTAGGCCAAAAGGACATGGCACGTCGATTTATCACGTTTATTGATG CATGCTACGAAAGCAAAACCAAGTTGTTCATATcttcagaggtccccattaCGCAGATATTCTCAGGCGACTCGGACAATGGCGCGAGTATATCCGATCATCAGCGTAGCGTTATGGACGACTTG GGGCTAAATGCAGAGAGTATCGGAAAATCTGCAATTTTCACAGGGGAGGAAGAGGTCTTTGCATTTGCTCGAGCTTGTTCACGGCTGGTGCAGATGGGCACACGGGAATGGGCAGAAGCTGCGAGGGGATGA
- a CDS encoding endonuclease/exonuclease/phosphatase family protein translates to MAHQLTPEQQALSLARKKKKEAAAAAASQTHSSSPTEYQNLLNNPAAQVLSREWLFGRKERNDSTTLVATWNILAQALVRRELFVGSDCLKTTQRHPMILAEILSHEADIFCLQEVDRQDKLLPVFHKAGYIETFGCGPGKKHGCMILHREIRYEKIAERVVFYDQESVREGLADGVNTFGLTHRTRNIGLIVSLQDKLDKHAPPIIVATTHLFWHGLYKYERARQAGILRREAMRFRDEYGNSRSSIVMAGDFNFQPDEVGYALLRKAELTPEHYSQLESSRVVHVSLDPTVPRTPRTGTDADDDDEAAGSGAAPRPDLKNGDGENEGESEPVVPIKIKDSRPAVETDGLLSNEEMLKLFGIGEEARSAYDEILGESAELTGEGDNVLSARDSSMKGRKGANEPMWSCFTHYWRSTLDYIFIIDPPEKETAVQVLDVLKSARTGVLGDGLPRLRISPSDHLTLAALLGRIVGL, encoded by the exons ATGGCCCATCAGCTTACTCCGGAACAACAAGCACTGTCTTTAGCCcgcaaaaagaaaaaggagGCCGCTGCCGCCGCTGCCAGTCAAACACATAGTTCTTCGCCTACCGAGTACCAAAATTTGCTCAATAATCCGGCCGCACAGGTCCTCTCAAGAGAATGGCTCTTCGGTCGTAAAGAACGGAACGATTCTACCACTCTGGTGGCAACTTGGAAT ATCCTGGCTCAAGCTCTCGTCA GACGAGAGTTGTTCGTGGGAAGCGATTGCCTTAAGACAACCCAGCGCCATCCAATGATACTTGCTGAAATCTTGTCGCATGAGGCGGATATATTTTGTCTACAA GAAGTAGACAGACAGGATAAATTACTACCCGTGTTTCATAAGGCTGGGTATATCGAGACATTCGGTTGTGGTCCTGGGAAGAAGCATGGGTGTATGATCCTGCATCGCGAAATACGTTACGAAAAGATTGCTGAACGGGTCGTGTTCTATGATCAGGAATCTGTACGAGAAGGCCTGGCCGATGGTGTCAATACATTTGGCCTAACTCACCGAACCAGAAATATCGGCCTTATAGTATCACTACAAGATAAACTAGACAAACATGCCCCGCCGATCATCGTTGCAACTACACATCTATTTTGGCATGGATT GTATAAGTATGAGCGTGCGAG GCAAGCGGGAATCTTGAGGCGTGAGGCAATGCGGTTCCGTGATGAATACGGGAACTCTAGGTCATCTATTGTAATGGCAGGAG ACTTCAATTTCCAGCCTGACGAAGTTGGATATGCACTCCTCAGAAAAGCAGAGCTCACTCCAGAGCACTACTCCCAACTCGAATCCTCTCGTGTGGTACATGTATCTCTTGATCCTACCGTCCCTCGCACACCTCGTACAGGAACAGACGccgatgacgatgatgagGCAGCTGGTTCTGGGGCCGCTCCGCGTCCCGACCTGAAAAatggtgatggagaaaatgAAGGAGAGTCGGAGCCAGTTGTGCCAATCAAGATCAAAGACTCTCGACCGGCTGTCGAGACCGACGGTCTACTTTCGAACGAAGAAATGTTGAAGCTTTTTGGTATTGGTGAGGAAGCGAGGAGTGCTTATGACGAGATACTCGGAGAATCAGCCGAGCTCACGGGCGAGGGCGACAATGTGTTATCTGCTCGAGACTCATCCATGAAAGGCAGGAAGGGCGCAAACGAGCCAATGTGGTCGTGCTTTACCCACTATTGGCGTTCAACGCTGG ATTACATTTTCATTATTGATCCACCCGAAAAGGAGACCGCAGTGCAAGTCCTTGATGTACTCAAATCAGCAAGAACAGGGGTGTTGGGAGACGGGCTCCCTCGACTTCGTATAAGCCCCAGCGACCATCTCACGTTGGCAGCTTTATTAGGAAGAATCGTGGGGTTGTAG